The following coding sequences lie in one Lepeophtheirus salmonis chromosome 11, UVic_Lsal_1.4, whole genome shotgun sequence genomic window:
- the LOC121126225 gene encoding uncharacterized protein isoform X2, which translates to MRSQQELRIVLFCALVLGTTSAYDHEDPYCLDKEDYCTADEWNCLHPQYYHVCRRSCGCKRRGQCYDLFGDCVDFTNDCFNERRRHCPRFCGLCTESCDNLIRDEYCENNRNLCNHPSILYLCARTCGRCRNDCRNKMLSNKVCNAFVQRGYCDTSSPLCWIMRDVCHASCTSGCRHHRIH; encoded by the exons atgagaAGTCAACAGGAGTTAAGGATAGTTCTTTTCTGTGCATTGGTCTTAGGTACAACGTCGGCTTATGATC ATGAGGATCCTTATTGTCTCGATAAGGAAGACTATTGTACCGCTGATGAATGGAATTGCTTACATCCACAATACTATCACGTTTGCAGAAGATCCTGCGGGTGTAAACGAC GAGGACAATGCTATGATCTGTTTGGAGATTGTGTAGACTTTACAAATGACTGCTTCAATGAACGACGTCGCCATTGTCCTAGATTCTGTGGCCTATGTACAGAAA GTTGTGATAATTTAATCAGAGACGAATACTgtgaaaataatagaaatcttTGCAATCATCCCTCTATTCTTTATCTGTGTGCAAGAACTTGTGGAAGATGTAGAA ATGACTGTCGAAATAAGATGCTAAGTAATAAGGTTTGTAATGCGTTTGTACAACGTGGATATTGTGATACTAGCAGTCCCTTGTGTTGGATCATGAGAGATGTATGCCATGCTTCATGTACCAGTGGGTGTCGACACCATCGCATACACTAA
- the LOC121126225 gene encoding uncharacterized protein isoform X1 yields MSVSNQGLNPIKLSVINSWRRRYNSETMNRIDFNDLSNLPNFKGVRQVPRKNRAFSVIEKTNKVEDASRKRRGSVAYIENTKKPPENIHKELSKKLIKLDSITSIPPKTETTITDKQKLGIYYEDNIFEYLLNREKKYIVNYEVLTRGNPKIVECRALAIDWLVLVAHKLFMSQETVYLMVNLVDRTLSLDNLNYERIQLLGIASLYLTSKIEEYYPASVSDMIKLSQNAYEKEEVFALEKELLQLHNFNVHGVEPMTFMNRLILSTNHSEDADFKETVILLYDTLLTCKHYSSLRCSLLSAGAVFGAVTLYGDKWTDSLVSCSKYKESDLAVIAKKMLKNLYFMKTETSIPALNGVRRKYLSKSQHRDIINSGRIDIPHLVCAIHAMSNKIKAPSTK; encoded by the exons ATGAGCGTAAGCAATCAGGGTTTAAATCCTATAAAACTCTCAGTAATAAACAGTTGGAGAAGGAGATACAATAGCGAAACGATGAATCGAATAGATTTTAACGATTTATCCAACCTTCCGAACTTCAAAGGAGTTCGTCAGGTTCCTCGTAAGAATAGAGCTTTTTcagttattgaaaaaactaaCAAAGTTGAAGATGCATCCAGGAAGCGAAGGGGATCCGTAGCTTATATAG aaaatacgAAAAAACCGCCTGAGAACATTCATAAAGAGCTgtccaaaaaattgataaagctAGATAGCATTACTTCAATCCCTCCTAAGACTGAAACAACTATCACTGATAAACAAAAATTGGGCATATATTATgaagacaatatttttgaatatcttctTAATcgagaaaagaaatatattgtcAACTATGAGGTTCTCACTCGAGGTAACCCCAAGATTGTGGAATGTCGAGCACTAGCCATTGATTGGCTAGTGTTGGTTGCTCATAAACTGTTCATGTCTCAAGAAACTGTCTATCTCATGGTAAACCTCGTTGATAGAACTTTGTCTCTTGATAATCTCAATTACGAAAGGATTCAGCTTCTGGGAATTGCATCTCTGTACCTTACTTCTAAAATAGAAGAGTATTATCCTGCAAGTGTTAGTGACATGATCAAACTGTCTCAAAATGcatatgaaaaagaagaagtgtTTGCATTAGAAAAAGAACTTCTTCAGCTTCACAACTTTAACGTCCATGGTGTCGAGCCCATGACTTTTATGAATCGACTTATTCTTTCGACAAATCACTCTGAGGATGCAGACTTTAAGGAAACGGTCATACTTCTTTACGATACCCTTTTAACGTGTAAGCATTACTCTTCCTTAAGGTGCTCTCTGCTTTCAGCTGGGGCTGTTTTTGGTGCTGTAACTTTATACGGTGACAAATGGACAGACTCGCTTGTCTCTTGCTCCAAATATAAAGAGTCAGATTTGGCTGTTATagctaaaaaaatgttgaaaaatttatatttcatgaaaacTGAGACGAGTATACCGGCTCTGAACGGAGTCAGAAGAAAGTATCTGAGCAAGTCTCAACATAGGGATATAATTAATTCGGGTAGAATTGATATTCCTCATCTAGTCTGTGCCATTCATGCAATGTCGAACAAAATCAAGGCACCGAGTACCAAATGA